Sequence from the Rhizobium sp. TH2 genome:
GCTCTCTACGCTTTTGTTTCGCAGGCCCGTGTTCTGTACATCGGCAAGACCGCAAGGTCAGTCAGGCAGCGGTTGATGGGATATTGCCGACCAGGCGTCACTCAACGTACCAACGTTAGGTGCAATAAGTGCATTCAGGAAGGTCTTGCTCGGAACGAAGAGATCCGTATTCTTATCTTCCGGACAACTGCCCAGCTTAAATACGGCAGCTTCCACCTCAACATAGCTGCAGGATTGGAAGATTCGTTGATCGACGCTTTCAAGCCGCCGTGGAATGGCGCCGAGAAAGGTCGAGTACTTTCAGAGGAAGCAGAGAGGGAATTGGCCGAACCGGTTCCGACCGTCGCTGCGCGCGATATCGCTGTAAAACCTGATTCGCCGCAGTCAGGGACACGATCTACAGACCGGAACTACGCATTCGAAATCAAACTCGGCAAAGCCTACTATTATCAAGGGATAATCAATCCCGGCGTGGGCGCCAGCAAGTATCTGGGAGGGGACGGCGATCAGATCACAGTCCTACTTGGCATTGGAGGACAGGTCATTAAATCGCGAATTGATCGCACCGCCAATCTAGGCGGCGCCGTGAGAATCGTCGGTTCGAACCGCGTTATTGCAGATTGGTTCCAAAAGCACTTCAAATACGGCGACACCGTAAGCGCCAGAATCGTCGATCCTCATCAGAT
This genomic interval carries:
- a CDS encoding GIY-YIG nuclease family protein; amino-acid sequence: MTALDVHTLTELGFREIGHWQSGAVPGVLSYCVKELSDFGKGAVLDEPQALYAFVSQARVLYIGKTARSVRQRLMGYCRPGVTQRTNVRCNKCIQEGLARNEEIRILIFRTTAQLKYGSFHLNIAAGLEDSLIDAFKPPWNGAEKGRVLSEEAERELAEPVPTVAARDIAVKPDSPQSGTRSTDRNYAFEIKLGKAYYYQGIINPGVGASKYLGGDGDQITVLLGIGGQVIKSRIDRTANLGGAVRIVGSNRVIADWFQKHFKYGDTVSARIVDPHQMVLVQK